The Apium graveolens cultivar Ventura chromosome 11, ASM990537v1, whole genome shotgun sequence genome has a window encoding:
- the LOC141698077 gene encoding uncharacterized protein LOC141698077, translating into MMGDEVMEEDNNTWNKKKQIVIEQVANKLINGDDIFVKIQGARDIRRLVRNSSAVSARSNFAAAGVIPALVPMLTSVNFEAKEASLVALLNLAARNELNKVSIVAAGAVPPLVELLNIQSGNLRELATAAILTLSSALPNKPIIVASGAAPLLVQILSSASLQGRVDAVTALHNLSTCDEGPALVLDARAVPPLINLLKECKKYSKFAEKTTALLERLSMSAEGKTAITNVNGGILTLVETVEDGSLVSTEHAVGALLTLCRSCRDTYRELILGEGAIPGLLRLTVEGTPEAQDRARTLLDLLRDSPPEKRLASSVMERIVYDIATRVDGSDKAVETAKKLLHDMVQRSMELSMSNIQLKAASSTPSDGAPS; encoded by the exons ATGATGGGAGATGAAGTAATGGAAGAAGATAACAACACATGGAACAAAAAGAAACAAATTGTAATTGAACAAGTAGCTAACAAACTCATTAATGGAGATGATATTTTTGTTAAAATACAAGGCGCTAGAGATATTAGAAGGCTTGTGAGAAACTCTTCGGCTGTTAGTGCGAGATCTAATTTCGCCGCCGCCGGTGTTATTCCGGCGCTTGTTCCGATGCTGACGTCGGTTAATTTTGAGGCCAAGGAGGCTTCGCTTGTTGCTTTGCTTAATCTTGCCGCCAGAAATGAACT GAACAAGGTCAGCATAGTTGCTGCCGGTGCTGTCCCTCCTCTGGTGGAGCTTCTGAATATCCAGAGTGGCAATCTGAGAGAGTTAGCAACAGCTGCAATTCTGACACTTTCATCTGCTCTGCCGAACAAGCCGATAATAGTAGCCTCCGGAGCTGCACCTCTTTTAGTGCAGATCCTAAGTTCTGCAAGTCTTCAGGGAAGGGTTGATGCAGTTACAGCTCTCCATAATCTCTCCACTTGCGATGAAGGTCCTGCTCTGGTTCTTGACGCTAGAGCTGTACCTCCTCTCATCAACCTCCTCAAAGAGTGCAAGAAGTACTCTAAGTTTGCTGAAAAAACTACTGCATTACTTGAAAGGCTTTCTATGTCGGCTGAAGGAAAAACAGCTATTACAAATGTAAATGGTGGGATACTAACCCTTGTAGAAACAGTTGAAGATGGATCCCTTGTTAGCACAGAACATGCAGTTGGAGCTTTGCTCACATTATGCCGGAGCTGCAGAGATACCTATCGTGAACTCATTCTTGGAGAAGGTGCAATACCAGGCCTTCTACGACTAACAGTAGAGGGTACACCTGAAGCTCAGGACCGAGCTCGGACACTTCTGGACCTGCTTAGAGATTCTCCTCCTGAAAAAAGACTGGCTTCGTCTGTTATGGAACGAATTGTTTATGACATTGCAACCCGGGTCGATGGATCTGATAAAGCTGTTGAAACTGCCAAGAAATTACTGCATGACATGGTTCAGAGAAGTATGGAGCTAAGCATGAGCAACATCCAGCTCAAGGCCGCATCTAGTACACCTTCAGATGGTGCACCTTCGTGA